The Bacteroidales bacterium genomic interval TTATAAAACTTTTGATAAAGATCTTCTCGGCTTGTGTTTAGAGAATTATAATTTCCGAAGTATTTTGTTAACAGTTTTTCTAATTCTTTTTGTTCATAATGCAATGTATTGAGCCCGAAAAAAGGATAAATTTCAAAACGCTTTCGGTTTTTTGCATGCTCTAATGTTTCTCCGGTATTATTAATATTTATATGATTAATATCGTAAATTGTTTCCTTGTTAACATTTTTTGAAATGACTTGCAAATCATTTTCATAATAAAATTTAATTCCTTTGAACAAATCTGATATTTGAGCATCAACCGGTTTTTGAGGCGGCAGTTTATAGAATACCTTCTTTTCAAACTTTTTATCAAATTGTTTTTGATTAATTGTAAAATCCACAACAAGCGGCACCAACACAATTTTTTGATGCTTTGTTATTTCAGAAAACTTATTCCCTTTTGCTGCATTCCGTAAATAATAATCAATATACAGGAAATAATTCCCAAGATCGTTGTCCATAATTGACAGGACATTTAATGCATCTACTCGAAGTTTAAATAAAGAACTGATTGCTCCGTATAATGATTTATCCTTGTCGGGATTATCGTTGTCTGTATCTTCTTCATCATTTTTCGATTTATCTTTACTGAAAAACCGGTCTAAAAATGCCGATAAATTCGGATGACTTAAATTGTATGCATGAAAATGTGCATCAAAAAATTTATTGTCCATGTTTATAGTTTTTTAAATTATTATTCTTTTTTCTTTTTTAAAATGAAACCCAATCCGCTTGTTCCTCCCGTGCCTTGATACAGGCTTGTAAATTCCAAGGTCTCTATAAGTTCATAACCATCATCTGACATATAGTTTAAAACACCGATATAGGATTTTCGTCCGGTAAGGATTTCGGTATATTTTTCAGATTTTACAATCTCTTCGGGTTTATCGCCAAAGTCAACAACAATATTCAGTTTTTTAGAAAACATTCTTCCGGAAACGCTTATGTAAACATATTCTTTCGATGATTGAGCAGATATTGTATCTTGAATTAATAATACAAATAGTGATACAATAATAACTTTTGTGATGATCTTTAGTTTTTTCATAACTTTCAATTTATATTTAAATAATTGGATTTTATACAGTTAGTTAATTACAGGCTTTAAAACAGGGTATATTATATTATGCTCTTTCAGAGCTTTTCAATTTGCTGATTCCTGCCCCCTGTGCTTTGAGACTGTGTGAAAACACTCTTTTTAGAGAATAATTCAGTTGCCACGTCCTTTAGGGCGTGGTTTTGGCAATACAACATTTTGGACTTTAGCCCTGATTAACAGCAAGTTGTGGGCTAAAGCCCGGTTTTAAGTAAATACTGCTCCACGCCCTAAAGGACGTGGCAACTGAATACTTTATTCGTTTTCATACAGTCTCCTTCGTACAAGGCTGTTATATATCGTCCTTTCAGGACTTTATTTCCAAGCAATCAGTTTAAACTTTAAAAGCAATCACATCCGGCTGTCTCAAGAAACAATCGAATATCGCCTTTTACATCATAAATCTCTAATGCTTTGCCGTGAAGAGATGAATGCATATGATCTTTAAATTTTTTAACATTATAATTCGGAATGCAACAATATTCTTTATGAATAATAAATTGATTTTCGGTTCTTACAACCAAATCGTTATATCTGCCCATTATTGGATAAACAATTACTGACAACATTCTGAACAAACACTTCATTTTATCGACTTGTGAATGTTTATCAAAATCATCAATAACAGGAAAGTAACAGGTATCATCACTTACAGGTGTATTATTCATAATGCTTGTTAATGCTTTGTTTCCGGGAGTCATTACTTGGCAACCGGGCTGATTAAGGAAGAATTTTGCCGATTGAGATGCTATGCCGGCAATAAATGCAGCTGCTTTTCTGCCGCTTGCCTCGAATATATATTTCATAACCGTAAGGAATTTGGCAATATGATGCCCTGTTGTGAAATAATCAACACCGTTAGCAGAGGCAACTAATGCTGCTTTCCCTATCGGAATTTTTGTTGAATCTGCATTATAATTTGCCAGATATTGAGCCAATAATCCGCCTTGACTGGTTGCAATAATATCAACAGGCTGTTTAAATTTAAAATCATTACCCAACATTGTAAACAATGCTGTAATATTTTCCTTTGCACCCTCAGTTACCGTAGGATAGTCAAAGGCAATAATTTGTTCGTATGTGCCGCCGTTTATAATTAAACGTTGTTTCAGCCAAGTTTTTTTGCCTTTATACAATGCCTCAAAAGATTGAGCGGTTGATGCAAAAGCACCGTGAATGAGAAAGAGGGTTTTTAAATTAGGGTCAATATCACTTGCATTTGTTATGTTAAAATCGTTTTCAAAATTGTTGAATTTGAGCAAACAATGTTTTTCTTTTTTACCCTTACAATATTGTTTTTGTTTTATAAAATTAAGTAATTCAAATGAATCCTTTATTTCTTTTCGTGCAAACACCAATGTTTTTAAAAGAAACTGTTTTCCGGACAGGCGTGCCGTCATTGTAAATGTATTCTTTTTATTATCTGTCGGCTCATATTGAAAACGCGGCAGGGCTTTAAATTTGTAAGTTAAACGGTCTCTTTTATTTGATTCGTGTTTGTGTGTGGCTTCAGGCATAATGTATTCTACAAGTTTTTTTCCGGTTTCGGGGTCTTTGTGTTCGTAGAAAACCAAAGCACTTTCCGTATTTTTAAGCATTAATGTGAGCCGCATTTCTGGAATATCTTTTTCTTTAAATTCGCTTTTGGGAAACTCTATACTGCTGTTATCAAAGGAAATAAATCGCTCAATCATGCGAGCATCCTCATGTAAAGCAAATATATCTTTAATCAGTTTTGCTTCACCTTTAACAGCTCCTTTAAAGCGGTCGTTTCCGTATTCTGAAAATTGAATATCGCCTTCCCATTTTCTCATTTTACCGTCGGCAAAACCAAGTGTTCCCCAGAATCCCGGTACTTGGGCTGTGTATTCTTTTCTAAGCTTGGGGCGAATAATGTTACGCATGAAGCGTTCTTCTTTTATGGTATCTGTGCCTAATAACAGGAATCGTTTAATTTGTTTATCGCTTTTGTGCTTCAGGAAATTTTTGGAGGTTAGGGTGGTTGGTTTCATTTGGAGTTTGGATTTTTTTGTTATTAAATTGATGTGTCGAATAATCAGATGCAGGAGGAGCCTGAGACCAGCGAGTCTTTTTCTATTCTACTAATTTATATTTCTTATTTCGTTTTTCAAAGGCTTGTTTACCACCTTCTAAAATTTCGCATACTTTATTAATTATTTTTGGATTTTCAAGGCTACCCGAATAATAATTTAAGCTCTCATCAGAATTATTTGCAATTATAATTTGTTCAGTATCAGCATTGACAACAAGATTTGCATTATGTGTAACAATTATTACTTGTCTAAATTTCTTTAATTCTTTGAAAATATCTATAAGCTCATTAATAATAAATTGATTATCTAAATCATCTTCAGGTTGGTCAAAAATTATTGGTGTTGAAAAAGTATTTGTTGCAAGTTTTAAGCATAAATAAACAGTTCCTCTTTGTCCAACAGATATTTTGTCAAGTGTCTTCCCTTTATATGTTATTTTAGGTAAAACATATAAATATTCATTTCTTTCTTCTAAGTTATAAAAATAGTTTTCAAATCTTTTTATATCATAGTAATAACCGCTTTTATCTAATTCTAGTTTCATACGATTTTTAAGAAAATCACAATATGAAATATAATCATTAATTTGAAAATGATTTTCAACTTCTCCTTTATTGTTCTTCCCTTTCCATCTTCGTCCGTTAATACAGCTACGTATTCCATTATAGAACTGTTTTGTATCAAAAAAAATGCTG includes:
- a CDS encoding amidohydrolase, which gives rise to MDNKFFDAHFHAYNLSHPNLSAFLDRFFSKDKSKNDEEDTDNDNPDKDKSLYGAISSLFKLRVDALNVLSIMDNDLGNYFLYIDYYLRNAAKGNKFSEITKHQKIVLVPLVVDFTINQKQFDKKFEKKVFYKLPPQKPVDAQISDLFKGIKFYYENDLQVISKNVNKETIYDINHININNTGETLEHAKNRKRFEIYPFFGLNTLHYEQKELEKLLTKYFGNYNSLNTSREDLYQKFYNKLGTFDGNLNKENYDYNFIFSGIKVYPPLGFDPWPENATEKAKVECLYEFCINRGIPITTHCSNGGFKSVFDNQKLTNPKKWEQVLEKYKTLKLNLAHMGYSKESWKNKVIDIICNKSYPNAYTDFSDFGHSQHFYNSLRRKMNNNAVMKEKVMFGSDFMINLFESNSYNDYLRKFFASKLSQVVKDKLCNKNPLKFLFGE